One Ethanoligenens harbinense YUAN-3 genomic window carries:
- a CDS encoding BMP family ABC transporter substrate-binding protein translates to MKKSKRSVLLALCLAVAVVVAFAGCSKSGSGSSGQKIKVAFVYVGPTGDAGYTYAQDLGRKYLAQKMPNVQTSYVENVPETADCERVFTQLAQQGNKVIFGTSYGYMDYMLDVAKKFPNVVFEHCSGYKTSTNMGTYFNRDYQARYLTGMVAGKYSKSGVLGFVAPFGTPEVIRNIDAFTLGARSVNPNIKVKVVWTNSWNDPPTEKTASNSLIDAGADVLAMHVDSPSFAETAQTRGVFSIGHDSNMSKFAPKSILVGDVSNWGPYFVKTVQSVIAGTWKSEQYWGGIADGGVIDITPFSSQVSKDFQQQVLAKKSDIVKGTFDPFSGPVYDQSGALKIAQGQKATDDQLLSIDWFVKGVEGSIPKS, encoded by the coding sequence ATGAAAAAAAGCAAACGCAGTGTGCTGCTGGCGCTCTGCCTGGCGGTCGCGGTTGTGGTCGCGTTTGCGGGGTGCAGCAAGAGCGGAAGCGGTTCGTCAGGCCAGAAGATCAAGGTCGCATTTGTATATGTAGGACCTACCGGCGATGCGGGCTACACCTACGCACAGGATCTCGGCCGCAAATATCTGGCCCAGAAAATGCCCAATGTGCAAACCAGCTATGTGGAAAACGTGCCGGAAACGGCCGACTGCGAGCGTGTGTTCACCCAACTGGCGCAGCAGGGCAACAAGGTCATTTTCGGCACCAGCTACGGGTATATGGATTACATGCTGGATGTCGCCAAAAAGTTCCCAAACGTCGTGTTTGAGCATTGCAGCGGCTATAAGACGTCCACCAACATGGGCACCTATTTCAACCGCGATTATCAGGCCAGATACCTGACCGGCATGGTGGCGGGGAAGTACTCCAAGAGCGGCGTGCTCGGCTTCGTGGCACCGTTCGGTACGCCGGAAGTCATCCGCAACATCGATGCGTTCACGCTCGGCGCACGGTCCGTCAACCCGAATATCAAGGTCAAGGTTGTCTGGACAAACTCCTGGAACGATCCGCCCACGGAAAAAACCGCTTCCAACAGCCTGATAGACGCGGGCGCGGATGTTCTGGCAATGCATGTCGATTCTCCGTCTTTCGCGGAGACGGCTCAGACGCGCGGTGTATTCTCCATTGGGCATGATTCCAATATGTCGAAATTTGCGCCGAAATCCATCCTGGTGGGCGACGTGTCCAACTGGGGCCCGTATTTTGTGAAGACGGTCCAGTCGGTGATCGCCGGCACGTGGAAATCCGAACAGTATTGGGGCGGCATCGCCGACGGCGGTGTCATCGACATCACGCCGTTCAGCTCGCAGGTCAGCAAAGACTTCCAGCAGCAGGTGCTTGCCAAGAAAAGCGATATCGTCAAAGGTACGTTTGATCCGTTCAGCGGCCCGGTCTATGACCAGAGCGGCGCGCTGAAGATCGCCCAAGGGCAGAAAGCTACCGACGATCAGTTGCTTTCGATCGACTGGTTCGTCAAAGGCGTGGAAGGCTCCATACCGAAATCGTAA
- a CDS encoding ABC transporter ATP-binding protein — translation MAPMAEMKNITKDFPGVRANDRVSFSVEAGEIHALLGENGAGKSTLMSVLTGLYMPDEGEIRLNGKPVCFSSPKDAVNRGIGMVHQHFKLVQSFTVAENVMLSMPDLPQFYSPKEIERKVRGYSEAFGLSIDPRAKVYQLSVGQQQRVEIIKLLCRGANLLILDEPTAVLTPQEADQLYATLHRMAGDGKAVILISHKMREVMENTDRITVLRDGRSIDTVVTKETNEQELVRMMVGREIAKVGKRETAVRSETVLELRNVSVSCDGPDRLHAVSMAVHAGEIFGVAGVDGNGQKELADLVAGLVRASSGSVYIEGRDHTEDTRRQRIDAGVAYVPEDRMTTGLVTDLGACENMALLDYRKAKGGWIPWRSVRKRTDHLVEKFDIKLASISNPVKMLSGGNIQKLLLAREIESQPKLIIAVYPMRGLDIGAADTVRRLLIEQSRQGRAILLISEDMEELLTMSDRIAVLHGGEIMGCVRPDEASQEEIGLMMAGRRKEGAHAS, via the coding sequence ATGGCACCCATGGCGGAAATGAAGAACATTACCAAGGACTTTCCCGGTGTGCGCGCCAACGACCGCGTGTCGTTCTCGGTGGAAGCCGGCGAGATACACGCTCTGCTGGGTGAAAACGGCGCGGGCAAAAGCACGCTGATGAGCGTGCTGACGGGATTGTATATGCCGGACGAAGGGGAAATCCGTCTGAACGGGAAACCGGTCTGTTTTTCCTCGCCGAAAGATGCGGTGAACCGCGGCATCGGCATGGTGCACCAGCACTTCAAACTGGTGCAGTCCTTTACCGTGGCTGAAAATGTGATGCTCAGCATGCCTGACCTGCCGCAGTTTTACAGCCCCAAAGAGATCGAACGGAAAGTGCGGGGCTATTCCGAGGCGTTTGGACTGTCCATTGACCCGCGTGCGAAGGTGTATCAGCTTTCGGTCGGCCAGCAGCAGCGTGTCGAGATCATCAAGCTTCTTTGCCGCGGCGCGAATCTGCTCATTCTCGACGAGCCGACGGCGGTTCTCACGCCGCAGGAGGCCGACCAGCTTTATGCCACGCTGCACAGGATGGCCGGGGACGGAAAAGCCGTGATCCTCATCTCACACAAGATGCGCGAGGTGATGGAGAATACCGACCGCATTACCGTGCTGCGGGATGGCAGGTCCATCGACACCGTGGTGACCAAAGAGACCAATGAGCAGGAACTGGTGCGGATGATGGTCGGGCGGGAGATTGCTAAAGTCGGGAAAAGAGAGACCGCCGTACGGTCGGAAACCGTACTGGAACTGCGGAATGTCTCCGTGAGCTGCGACGGCCCGGACAGACTGCACGCGGTTTCCATGGCGGTGCATGCCGGGGAAATTTTCGGCGTGGCAGGCGTGGACGGCAACGGGCAGAAGGAACTGGCCGACCTGGTCGCCGGTCTGGTGCGCGCCTCATCCGGCAGTGTATACATCGAGGGCAGGGATCACACCGAAGACACCCGCCGGCAGCGTATCGACGCGGGCGTGGCTTATGTGCCGGAAGACCGTATGACGACCGGGCTGGTCACCGACCTCGGCGCCTGCGAGAACATGGCACTGCTCGATTACCGCAAAGCCAAAGGCGGATGGATTCCCTGGCGGTCGGTGCGCAAGCGCACCGATCATCTGGTCGAGAAGTTTGACATTAAGCTGGCGTCGATCTCCAATCCGGTGAAAATGCTTTCCGGCGGCAATATCCAGAAGCTGCTGCTTGCCCGGGAGATCGAATCCCAGCCCAAACTCATCATTGCGGTCTACCCGATGCGCGGGCTGGATATCGGCGCGGCCGATACTGTCCGGCGCCTGCTCATCGAGCAAAGCCGACAAGGGCGTGCTATCCTGCTTATATCGGAAGATATGGAAGAACTGCTCACCATGTCCGACCGCATCGCGGTGCTGCATGGGGGCGAGATCATGGGGTGTGTCCGCCCGGATGAGGCCAGCCAGGAGGAGATCGGCCTGATGATGGCGGGCCGCAGAAAGGAGGGCGCGCATGCTTCCTGA
- a CDS encoding ABC transporter permease: MLPEFLHGWQIKKVNAGSTRKQVLISLISIALGLLFCGVLVFFSGDDPLSLYQQIFSSAFGSLYGFSETVVEAIPLALCALGVMVAFRMKLWNIGAEGQFYMGAFGATFLALTFPQLPAILLLPLMALAGLVCGGVWALLPAIPKALWNVNETISTLLMNYIAILWTTYLVFGPWRDPKGKNFPLTVAFSSGATLPTLGGTRISISLIVAVLLAVGLFFVFRYSKWGYEIRVSGSSRKAADYAGMHYVRNVLLVLFVSGAISGFAGMAEVSGVIHRLQQSISPGYGNTAIIIALIARLNPLSILLVSFLMGGLLVGGYSLQTAGFPSSMVAMFQGAILFFVLAGEMFNNYRLVRKEVRA, translated from the coding sequence ATGCTTCCTGAATTTTTGCACGGGTGGCAGATAAAAAAAGTCAATGCCGGGTCTACCCGGAAACAGGTGCTTATTTCACTGATATCGATTGCGTTGGGGCTGTTGTTCTGCGGCGTACTGGTCTTTTTCAGCGGTGACGATCCCCTGAGCCTTTACCAGCAGATTTTTTCTTCCGCGTTCGGTTCGCTTTACGGTTTTTCCGAAACGGTCGTCGAGGCGATCCCGCTCGCCCTCTGCGCGCTGGGTGTGATGGTCGCGTTCCGCATGAAGCTGTGGAACATCGGCGCGGAAGGGCAGTTTTACATGGGCGCGTTCGGCGCCACATTCCTTGCGCTCACGTTTCCGCAGCTGCCGGCCATTCTCCTGCTGCCGCTGATGGCGCTGGCCGGACTGGTTTGCGGCGGTGTGTGGGCGCTGCTGCCCGCCATCCCCAAGGCGCTTTGGAACGTCAACGAGACCATCAGCACGCTGCTGATGAACTACATCGCCATTTTGTGGACCACTTACCTTGTGTTTGGCCCGTGGCGTGACCCCAAAGGAAAAAACTTTCCGCTCACCGTCGCTTTTTCATCCGGCGCCACGCTTCCCACGCTGGGCGGGACGCGTATCAGCATTTCGCTCATCGTTGCGGTGCTGCTGGCGGTCGGCCTGTTTTTTGTGTTCCGGTATTCCAAATGGGGATATGAGATTCGTGTGAGCGGCAGCAGCAGGAAAGCAGCCGATTATGCCGGTATGCATTACGTCAGAAACGTGCTGCTGGTGCTGTTTGTCAGCGGAGCGATTTCCGGTTTTGCCGGCATGGCGGAGGTTTCCGGTGTGATCCACCGCCTGCAGCAGAGCATTTCACCCGGATACGGCAACACGGCCATCATCATCGCACTGATCGCCCGGCTGAATCCGTTGAGCATCCTGCTCGTGTCGTTTTTGATGGGCGGCTTGTTGGTGGGCGGCTACAGTCTGCAGACGGCGGGCTTTCCGTCCAGTATGGTCGCCATGTTCCAGGGCGCTATCCTGTTCTTTGTGCTGGCGGGCGAGATGTTCAACAACTATCGTCTGGTCCGGAAGGAGGTGCGCGCATGA
- a CDS encoding ABC transporter permease, producing MTLAYIVAILAAGVVAGTPILYASLGEVIAERSGVMNLGVEGMMLVGAVTAFSVCTSTGSLWLGLLVAIIVGGLMGLLHALLTITFRANQVACGVALTIFGTGLSAYLGKSFVGVPSVASFGTVAVPVLSQIPVVGKILFQQDLMVYISYILVIAVAFLLYRSKAGLLVRAAGENPSAVDAQGHNVFLVRYACVAIGGMFAGAAGAYLSLAFSPSWTENMSSGRGWIAIALVIFAVWDPGRALVGAYLFGIINSLGLHLQALGVMIPSYFLQMLPYAFTLVVLILTTAQTRHRRAGTPAALGVPYIREER from the coding sequence ATGACCCTGGCTTATATTGTCGCTATTTTGGCGGCGGGCGTGGTGGCGGGCACGCCCATTCTGTATGCGTCGCTTGGGGAAGTGATTGCGGAGCGCTCCGGCGTGATGAACCTGGGCGTGGAGGGCATGATGCTGGTGGGCGCGGTCACCGCGTTTTCGGTCTGCACGTCCACCGGTAGTCTGTGGCTCGGCCTGCTGGTCGCCATCATCGTCGGCGGCTTGATGGGCCTGCTGCATGCGTTGCTCACCATTACGTTCCGCGCCAATCAGGTGGCCTGCGGCGTGGCGCTCACCATTTTTGGCACCGGGCTGTCGGCTTATCTGGGCAAGTCGTTCGTCGGCGTGCCGTCCGTTGCCAGTTTCGGGACAGTGGCGGTGCCGGTGCTGTCGCAGATCCCGGTTGTTGGAAAGATTTTATTCCAGCAGGATCTGATGGTCTATATCAGTTATATCCTGGTGATCGCGGTGGCGTTTCTGCTTTATCGATCCAAAGCGGGGCTGCTGGTGCGCGCCGCGGGCGAAAACCCGTCGGCTGTGGATGCCCAGGGCCACAATGTGTTTTTGGTCCGGTATGCCTGCGTGGCAATCGGCGGAATGTTTGCCGGCGCGGCCGGCGCCTACCTTTCGCTGGCGTTCTCACCGTCGTGGACGGAAAATATGTCTTCCGGGCGCGGGTGGATTGCCATCGCGCTGGTGATCTTTGCCGTTTGGGACCCCGGGCGTGCGCTTGTGGGGGCTTATCTGTTCGGCATCATCAATTCGCTTGGTCTGCATCTGCAGGCGCTCGGCGTGATGATTCCTTCGTATTTCCTACAGATGCTCCCGTATGCGTTTACGCTGGTCGTACTGATTCTGACCACGGCACAGACTAGGCACCGGCGCGCGGGCACGCCGGCGGCTCTGGGCGTTCCGTATATCCGCGAAGAGCGGTAG
- a CDS encoding CatB-related O-acetyltransferase encodes MPESSEALDALRRRIAQEQKLYASPLIQVGDFTYGQPKVFSWGEGTVLKIGKFCSIAKGVTIFLGGEHRPDWVTTYPFNALMSEFAYLKGHPKSKGDVAIGNDVWLGSCATILSGVSIGDGAVVGANATVTKDVPPYAVAAGNPAKWIRYRFAPNIIEKLLTAAWWNWDDANLFHAIPLLQSGDLEALLHYYAEKVAPHKN; translated from the coding sequence ATGCCGGAATCATCCGAAGCGCTGGACGCTTTGCGCAGGCGGATTGCGCAAGAGCAAAAACTCTATGCCAGCCCCCTTATCCAAGTCGGCGATTTTACCTATGGCCAGCCGAAAGTTTTCAGTTGGGGCGAAGGCACTGTACTGAAAATCGGAAAATTCTGTTCCATTGCAAAGGGTGTCACCATATTTCTCGGTGGAGAGCATCGGCCCGACTGGGTCACCACCTATCCGTTTAACGCACTGATGAGCGAATTTGCCTATTTGAAAGGGCACCCGAAAAGCAAAGGGGATGTGGCCATTGGCAACGATGTCTGGCTGGGGTCCTGCGCCACCATTCTTTCAGGCGTCAGCATCGGTGACGGTGCCGTCGTGGGCGCAAACGCCACCGTCACGAAAGACGTCCCGCCCTATGCCGTGGCCGCCGGCAATCCGGCGAAATGGATCCGATACCGGTTTGCACCCAATATCATTGAAAAACTCCTGACGGCGGCATGGTGGAACTGGGACGATGCAAACCTTTTCCATGCGATCCCGCTGCTGCAAAGCGGCGATCTGGAAGCACTGCTTCATTATTATGCCGAAAAGGTCGCGCCCCATAAAAATTGA
- a CDS encoding methyl-accepting chemotaxis protein codes for MKRPKEQSISQKITRAVVFVALLSNVILGLAGIISLVVVNHTAQEIYAQNLVPLNPLYLASSDLASIRVDCRTLLTSTGDPSATIHTINTTFDDMKKQASIYHDNISSGVETENYRIIEKGLSDFSAFLGSYEAAISAGDKAQAQTLLTDSVSKSINDAMTKAFTLNVNQAHDRYQSEMILFWCVLAGIITVIAAFMLIALRIGRRVAHVISEPVVKMADVATAIAKGDLEVDLDISTGDETEVLAEACRSIVESLRRLKTDIQMLISETLEGRLDTRADSTAHEGGYREIIDGVNTMLNTIKEPLDTASGFLDRLAEGIHQDDIRQSCKGYFATLTDNLNRVRHSVAILTEEANKLAEAGLNGDLETRGDESRLKGIYAQVIHGVNKTFDAFKDPLDVAAVFISSLAAGEHQEPIQNQYKGYYAALVDNLNDVRASLNYLVEESSKLTQAGSQGDFTARGNAGTLRGSYAHIINGVNQTLDAVVVPLRESGVVLGKMAINDYSSQMSEDYPGLLHDFSVSINAVRERLLAIEKICVGVSDGDMSSLAGLKKIGKRSENDRLMPALIRMMQTIQDLIEDTNRQAEAAVAGDLHIRGDADKFKGEYRKIIDGMNRTMAAVAAPIEESSTVLQQLAQGNLTVEMAGDYAGEYNRIKASLNQAVQAFRELLNAVVISADEVAAGAAQVSDASQSLSQGATEQASSVEELTASVTEIASQTRQNALDAAQASELASATSQEAEQGNEKMHRMLEAMQDINTSSASISKIIKVIDDIAFQTNILALNAAVEAARAGQYGKGFAVVAEEVRNLAGKSAEAAKETTTLIESSVEKVKAGTEMADDTAQMLSEIAESVQKAAVLVGSIATASNEQATAIAQIDQGLSQVSGVVQNNSATAEESAASSEELSGQADMLKQMVGRFSL; via the coding sequence GTGAAAAGGCCAAAAGAGCAGAGTATTTCTCAAAAAATAACAAGGGCGGTCGTTTTTGTTGCGCTGTTGAGCAATGTTATTCTTGGTTTGGCGGGTATCATCAGTCTGGTGGTCGTCAACCATACGGCGCAGGAGATTTACGCGCAAAATCTCGTCCCGCTGAATCCTCTGTATTTAGCTTCGAGTGACCTCGCTTCGATACGAGTCGATTGCCGCACACTTCTTACGAGTACGGGCGACCCCAGCGCGACCATACATACAATCAATACAACATTTGACGATATGAAAAAGCAGGCTTCCATTTATCATGACAATATCTCTTCCGGAGTAGAAACGGAAAATTATCGTATTATTGAAAAGGGACTTTCCGACTTTTCAGCATTCCTCGGTAGTTATGAAGCGGCCATCAGCGCGGGTGATAAGGCACAGGCGCAGACATTGCTTACCGATTCGGTCAGTAAAAGCATAAATGACGCGATGACAAAGGCGTTTACACTCAATGTCAATCAGGCGCATGACCGCTATCAATCCGAAATGATCCTGTTTTGGTGTGTTCTTGCGGGCATCATCACGGTCATTGCCGCGTTTATGCTGATCGCGCTCAGAATCGGTAGGCGTGTGGCGCATGTTATCAGCGAGCCGGTTGTGAAAATGGCCGATGTGGCCACCGCGATTGCCAAAGGCGACTTGGAGGTGGATCTGGATATTTCCACGGGAGATGAAACCGAGGTGCTGGCGGAGGCTTGCCGCAGCATCGTCGAGTCGCTCCGCCGCCTGAAAACGGACATACAGATGCTTATCTCGGAGACGCTGGAGGGCAGACTGGACACCCGTGCGGACAGCACGGCACATGAAGGCGGTTACCGTGAAATCATCGACGGCGTGAACACGATGCTCAATACGATCAAAGAACCGTTGGATACGGCATCCGGGTTCCTTGACAGATTGGCTGAGGGGATACATCAGGACGATATCCGGCAAAGCTGCAAGGGGTATTTCGCGACCCTGACCGACAATCTGAACCGCGTCCGGCATTCTGTTGCCATCCTTACCGAAGAAGCCAATAAACTGGCGGAGGCCGGTCTGAACGGCGATCTGGAGACGCGGGGCGATGAAAGCAGGCTGAAAGGCATCTATGCTCAGGTTATTCATGGCGTAAACAAAACGTTTGATGCCTTTAAGGACCCGCTGGATGTTGCCGCTGTGTTTATTTCCAGCCTGGCTGCCGGAGAGCATCAGGAGCCTATCCAGAACCAGTATAAAGGGTATTATGCCGCGCTGGTGGACAACCTGAATGATGTCCGGGCTTCGCTGAATTACCTGGTGGAGGAGTCTTCCAAGCTGACGCAGGCCGGATCACAGGGTGATTTTACAGCGCGAGGGAATGCGGGCACCTTGCGGGGATCTTATGCCCATATCATCAACGGCGTGAACCAAACACTCGACGCTGTCGTCGTGCCGCTTCGTGAATCGGGCGTTGTATTGGGCAAAATGGCGATCAACGATTATTCATCCCAGATGTCGGAAGACTATCCTGGCCTACTGCACGATTTTTCCGTCTCCATCAACGCTGTGCGTGAGCGTCTGCTGGCTATCGAAAAAATTTGCGTGGGCGTCTCGGACGGCGATATGTCTTCCTTGGCAGGTTTGAAAAAGATCGGCAAGCGTTCGGAAAACGACCGGTTGATGCCGGCGCTCATTCGGATGATGCAGACGATTCAGGATCTGATAGAAGACACCAACCGGCAGGCGGAAGCGGCTGTTGCGGGGGATTTGCATATTCGCGGAGACGCCGATAAATTCAAAGGCGAATATCGCAAGATCATTGACGGAATGAACCGGACGATGGCGGCGGTCGCAGCCCCCATCGAAGAATCCTCTACGGTGCTGCAGCAGTTGGCACAGGGCAATCTGACGGTTGAGATGGCAGGAGATTACGCGGGCGAATACAACCGGATCAAGGCATCGCTGAATCAGGCGGTCCAGGCATTCCGCGAGCTGCTGAATGCCGTTGTGATCTCAGCGGATGAGGTCGCCGCGGGCGCGGCACAAGTTTCCGACGCGAGCCAGTCGCTGTCCCAAGGAGCCACCGAGCAGGCAAGCTCGGTTGAGGAACTGACGGCTTCCGTAACGGAGATCGCCTCGCAGACCAGGCAGAATGCTCTGGACGCGGCGCAGGCCAGCGAGCTTGCTTCGGCCACAAGCCAGGAAGCGGAGCAGGGCAATGAAAAGATGCACCGTATGTTGGAAGCCATGCAGGACATCAACACATCGTCCGCCAGCATCTCCAAAATCATCAAGGTGATCGACGACATCGCGTTCCAAACCAATATTCTGGCGCTGAACGCGGCGGTGGAGGCCGCGCGGGCGGGCCAATATGGAAAAGGATTTGCCGTGGTTGCCGAAGAAGTGCGTAACCTCGCGGGAAAAAGCGCGGAGGCCGCCAAGGAAACCACCACGCTGATCGAGAGTTCGGTTGAAAAGGTGAAAGCCGGAACCGAAATGGCGGACGACACGGCTCAGATGTTAAGCGAGATAGCGGAAAGTGTCCAAAAGGCAGCCGTTTTGGTCGGCAGCATCGCCACCGCCTCTAACGAGCAGGCGACGGCCATCGCGCAGATCGACCAGGGCCTGTCGCAGGTTTCCGGCGTGGTGCAAAACAACTCGGCTACGGCCGAGGAGAGCGCCGCATCCAGCGAAGAACTTTCCGGGCAGGCCGACATGCTCAAACAGATGGTCGGCCGGTTCAGCCTGTAA
- a CDS encoding Cof-type HAD-IIB family hydrolase — protein MIFSDIDGTILNTRHQLTEATRQAVAKALGKGVRIVLVSARMPQGMEPIRKELALPDILICYGGALIMEDGKAVFSRFLPLSETRKIAETAGRIGIHISLYRQDRWIIGQPDEWAGQESDITSLTPDICPFPDIFQQWEDARTGPNKILFMAKPDRITALKQALEHEVHTDLTFCRSKPTYLEVIPPESSKRLAVSFLCKRYGIPREDILAIGDGENDLDMIEFAGIGVAMGNAPASVKNTADFVTRTNDEDGWAFAVQNDL, from the coding sequence ATGATCTTTTCGGATATCGACGGCACGATTCTAAACACCAGGCACCAACTGACGGAAGCAACACGGCAAGCCGTAGCCAAAGCACTGGGAAAAGGCGTGAGGATCGTGCTGGTATCCGCCCGGATGCCACAGGGCATGGAGCCCATTCGAAAAGAGCTGGCTCTGCCGGATATCCTCATCTGCTACGGCGGGGCGCTGATCATGGAGGACGGCAAGGCTGTGTTCAGCCGCTTCCTTCCGCTTTCGGAAACCAGGAAGATCGCTGAAACCGCCGGGCGGATAGGCATACACATCAGCCTGTACCGGCAGGATCGCTGGATCATCGGCCAGCCGGACGAATGGGCCGGGCAGGAATCGGATATCACCAGCCTGACACCGGACATCTGTCCGTTTCCCGACATCTTTCAACAATGGGAGGATGCCCGAACCGGCCCCAACAAGATCCTGTTCATGGCGAAACCGGATCGGATCACGGCCCTCAAGCAGGCGCTGGAGCATGAAGTACACACCGATCTGACCTTCTGCCGCTCCAAGCCCACCTATCTGGAGGTCATTCCTCCGGAGAGCAGCAAACGGCTGGCCGTTTCGTTCCTGTGCAAGCGCTACGGCATCCCACGGGAAGACATACTGGCTATCGGAGACGGGGAAAACGACCTCGATATGATCGAATTTGCCGGCATTGGCGTGGCCATGGGCAATGCGCCGGCATCGGTCAAAAACACCGCCGATTTTGTCACCCGCACAAACGACGAGGACGGTTGGGCGTTTGCCGTGCAAAACGATCTATAA
- a CDS encoding PTS system mannose/fructose/sorbose family transporter subunit IID, with the protein MAATAEKTIQTPVKKVSQKTLKKSFREWFYGNLTCFSQEHMQTFGYMCAMLPVIEELYDTKEEQIEAMETYRVFFNTEPQVGSVVVGMTVGMEEAKANGEPIDSEAINAIRAGLMGPLAGIGDSLVVGTLIPILLGVSLGMSGGGSPLGPIFYMVVWNLIAIFGMRFLFNLGYRLGGRAVEILVGEKANAMREAITMIGTIVIGGVSASWIHVTTALTIMNGKVTILDLQKTLNNIYPGLLTAATVIFCWWLMTKKNLSPVIVMLILVAVAFFGCLVGFFNPGLKY; encoded by the coding sequence ATGGCTGCTACTGCTGAAAAGACGATCCAAACGCCTGTAAAAAAGGTATCGCAAAAGACCTTGAAAAAATCCTTCCGCGAATGGTTTTACGGCAACCTCACCTGTTTCTCCCAGGAGCATATGCAGACCTTCGGCTATATGTGCGCCATGTTGCCGGTCATCGAAGAGCTCTATGACACCAAGGAAGAGCAGATCGAGGCTATGGAGACCTACCGTGTATTCTTCAACACCGAGCCGCAGGTCGGTTCCGTGGTGGTAGGCATGACGGTCGGCATGGAAGAAGCCAAAGCAAACGGTGAGCCGATCGACAGCGAAGCGATCAACGCCATCCGCGCCGGTCTCATGGGCCCGCTCGCCGGCATCGGCGACTCGCTGGTAGTCGGCACACTCATCCCGATCCTGTTGGGCGTTTCGCTGGGTATGTCCGGCGGCGGTTCCCCGCTCGGTCCGATCTTCTACATGGTGGTCTGGAACCTCATCGCCATCTTCGGCATGCGCTTCCTGTTCAACCTCGGCTACCGTCTCGGCGGCCGCGCCGTGGAGATCCTCGTCGGTGAAAAAGCCAACGCCATGCGCGAAGCCATCACCATGATCGGCACCATCGTTATCGGCGGCGTGTCGGCCTCCTGGATCCATGTCACCACCGCGCTGACGATTATGAACGGCAAAGTGACCATCCTCGACCTGCAAAAAACGCTCAACAATATCTACCCCGGTCTGCTGACCGCCGCCACCGTTATCTTCTGCTGGTGGCTGATGACCAAAAAGAACCTCTCCCCGGTCATTGTGATGCTCATCCTCGTAGCCGTCGCCTTTTTCGGTTGCCTTGTGGGCTTCTTCAACCCGGGCCTCAAATACTAA
- a CDS encoding PTS mannose/fructose/sorbose/N-acetylgalactosamine transporter subunit IIC: MSINILQAALLGLFACLASLPGMGGTTIGNYTLGRPLVAGLIVGLIMGDVTTGVIVGAAIQIVYIALVTPGGTVSADVRAVSYIGIPLAIMAIKGLGISPATTQAQQLATSLGAAVGTVGTVLFYLTATINLVWQHIGWKAIEEGNLHRVYLVNKGLPWISHIICSFIPAFAINLVGSSMVSAIKTYLPMDGIAMKTLFTLGSLLPAVGIAILLKQVITKPVHFLSFFFGFTLCAIMGLNLVSAALVAGFFAVITYNIQMVALKASKKAAIATSSGELSTTDDDEEDI, translated from the coding sequence ATGTCAATCAACATTCTGCAGGCAGCCCTGCTGGGCCTGTTTGCATGCTTGGCCAGTCTCCCCGGTATGGGCGGTACCACCATCGGCAACTACACGCTCGGCCGTCCGCTGGTTGCGGGCCTGATCGTCGGTCTCATCATGGGGGATGTGACCACCGGCGTCATCGTCGGCGCGGCGATCCAGATCGTGTACATCGCACTGGTCACGCCGGGCGGCACCGTTTCGGCCGACGTGCGTGCCGTCAGCTACATCGGCATCCCGCTCGCCATCATGGCCATCAAAGGCCTGGGCATCTCCCCAGCCACCACGCAGGCACAGCAGCTGGCCACCAGCTTGGGCGCCGCCGTGGGCACCGTGGGCACCGTGCTCTTCTACTTGACCGCCACCATCAACCTGGTGTGGCAGCACATCGGTTGGAAAGCCATCGAGGAGGGCAATCTGCACAGGGTCTACCTGGTCAATAAAGGCCTGCCGTGGATCTCGCACATCATCTGCAGCTTTATCCCCGCGTTTGCCATCAACCTGGTCGGTTCCTCCATGGTCAGCGCCATCAAAACCTACCTGCCGATGGACGGCATCGCCATGAAGACACTGTTCACTCTGGGCAGCCTGCTTCCTGCCGTCGGTATTGCGATCCTGCTCAAACAGGTCATCACCAAACCAGTTCATTTTCTCAGTTTCTTCTTCGGCTTCACCCTCTGCGCCATCATGGGCCTGAACCTTGTTTCGGCCGCGCTGGTCGCCGGGTTCTTCGCCGTCATCACCTACAACATCCAGATGGTCGCCTTGAAAGCAAGCAAAAAGGCGGCGATTGCTACCTCGTCGGGCGAATTGTCCACAACTGACGATGATGAGGAGGATATCTGA